Below is a genomic region from Tepidiforma bonchosmolovskayae.
GCGGGGACGCTCGCGATCATGGTCGGCGGGGATGCGGAGACGTTTGAGCGGGCGCTGCCGGTGCTGAGGGCCATCGGCAAGACGATCGTGCACGTGGGGCCGCCGGGGGCCGGACAGGTGGTGAAGCTGTGCAACCAGGTCGCGGGCGGCCTGAACCTGCTGGCGATGGCGGAGGCGATCAGCCTGTGCCGGCGGTCGGGGGTTGATCCGGCGAAGATGCTGGAGGTGGTGTCGGCGGGGGCGGCCGGCTCGTGGATGCTGCAGCACCTGGGCCCGCGGGCGGTGGCCGGCGACTTCGCGCCGGGGTTCATGGTCGACCTGATGCAGAAGGACCTGGGGCTGGTGCTGGAAGCCGCGCACGAGACGCACACGCCGCTGCCCGGCTCGGCGCTGGTGCGGCAGCTGTTCGAGATGCTGCAGGCGCGGGGGCGCGGACGCGAGGGCACGCAGGCAATCGTCGAGGCGCTGGCGCTGCTGGCCGGCGAGACCGGCTAGGCGACCGAGGGGCCGTCGCTGTCGCCGTTTCGGCGGAGGAGCGAAATCACGGCTGCGCCGCGGGGCCGGTCGGCGAGCTGCCGGTCGGCGGCGGCGAACAGGTCGGCGGCATCGCAGTCGACGCCGGTCGCGACGCCGAAGGCGAGGGAGACGGGCACGAGGTCGGCCCATTCTTCGAGGTTGCGGCGCTCGACCTCCTGGGCGATGCGGCGGGCGATGAGGCGGCCGACGGTGAGGTCGGCGCCGGGGAGGATGATGCCGAAGTCGTCGCCGCCGATGCGGGCGGCGAAGTCCCCGCCGCGGATGCAGTGATGGATGGCGGCGGCGGCCCTGCGTAGCATGTCGTCGCCGGCGTCGTGGCCGTGGGACTGATTGACGACGCGGGTGCCGACGAGGTCGGCGAGGATGAGGGTGACCGGCTCGCGGGTGCCGCGCCGGGCGCGGCACTCCTCGCGGAGGCGCTCGTCGAAGGCGTGGCGGTTGAAGAGGCCGGTGAGGTGGTCCGTGCGGGCTTCGCGTTCGAGCCAGCGGACCATGGTGTCGCGGCGGCGGAGGGTGCGGTTCTCTTCGACGGCGGCGGCGAGGCGAAGGGTGAGCTGGGCCTCATCGAGGCTGTTG
It encodes:
- a CDS encoding NAD(P)-dependent oxidoreductase, with the protein product MTIRRVGFVGLGIMGGPMAANLLAAGYELTVWNRTAAKTEPLAAAGARVAGSPAEVAAASEVTFTCVTASADVEAVVLGPGGVIEGATPGSIVVDCSTIAPATARKVHARLAERGVAMLDAPVSGGDVGAKAGTLAIMVGGDAETFERALPVLRAIGKTIVHVGPPGAGQVVKLCNQVAGGLNLLAMAEAISLCRRSGVDPAKMLEVVSAGAAGSWMLQHLGPRAVAGDFAPGFMVDLMQKDLGLVLEAAHETHTPLPGSALVRQLFEMLQARGRGREGTQAIVEALALLAGETG
- a CDS encoding GGDEF domain-containing protein, giving the protein MTTRAAPPSGTPRSLRVLIIDEDIAHIRTLRKLLEASPRFVPHAARGVEEAGRLLDGGAFDVALVSARLWHDPAAPLVRALRERRPDVAVVLLLDQDPALEAVPSLKLGAHDFLTLNSLDEAQLTLRLAAAVEENRTLRRRDTMVRWLEREARTDHLTGLFNRHAFDERLREECRARRGTREPVTLILADLVGTRVVNQSHGHDAGDDMLRRAAAAIHHCIRGGDFAARIGGDDFGIILPGADLTVGRLIARRIAQEVERRNLEEWADLVPVSLAFGVATGVDCDAADLFAAADRQLADRPRGAAVISLLRRNGDSDGPSVA